A single Endomicrobiales bacterium DNA region contains:
- a CDS encoding glycosyltransferase family 9 protein, which yields MINKIKTDCLHFPLDRPCVFHKQKAIKCVNCKNYKPFSKRQKAKNILIIKLDAMGDVLRTTFLLAGLKEKYGNSCCITWLVAKNSAQVLYGNPLINKIILPELSVLGELCLERFDVVINLDLSPISLMLANAVCAEKKVGYWLKKDRQIAFSNSYAKKWLLMSAFDDLKKANTKTYQYWMAKITELKKTNYPIYVPIAKESQEKATNFAKNYKLFGKKIVGINPGAGGRWELKRWTRNGYKYLIDKLSMKGFKVILLGGPQEVQLVDELVKNSNGKAISIGTNNTIADFFAYLNLCDIVISGDTMAMHAALGLKKKVVALFGPTSSAEIELYGLGNKVVSSLNCLCCYKTNCDIKPNCMESITPEVVLNNILKLAKSVK from the coding sequence ATGATTAATAAAATAAAAACTGACTGCTTACATTTCCCATTAGATCGCCCATGTGTTTTTCACAAACAAAAAGCTATTAAGTGTGTTAATTGTAAAAATTACAAACCTTTCTCAAAAAGGCAAAAGGCAAAAAACATACTTATTATTAAGCTTGATGCTATGGGCGATGTTTTAAGAACCACTTTTCTACTTGCAGGCCTTAAGGAAAAGTATGGAAATAGTTGCTGCATAACCTGGCTTGTTGCGAAAAATTCGGCTCAGGTTCTTTATGGTAATCCATTAATAAATAAAATAATCCTTCCCGAGTTGTCCGTGCTTGGCGAGCTTTGCCTTGAGCGGTTTGATGTTGTAATTAATTTAGACCTTTCCCCAATTAGCTTAATGCTTGCAAATGCAGTTTGTGCAGAAAAGAAAGTGGGTTACTGGCTTAAGAAAGACAGGCAAATTGCCTTTTCAAATTCTTACGCTAAAAAGTGGCTTTTAATGAGTGCATTTGATGACCTAAAAAAAGCCAATACAAAAACATACCAGTATTGGATGGCAAAAATAACTGAACTTAAAAAAACAAATTACCCAATTTATGTACCGATAGCAAAAGAATCTCAAGAAAAAGCGACTAACTTTGCAAAGAATTACAAACTTTTTGGAAAAAAAATAGTTGGCATTAACCCCGGAGCTGGCGGCAGATGGGAGCTTAAACGATGGACAAGAAACGGATATAAATATTTAATTGATAAACTTTCAATGAAAGGTTTCAAAGTTATACTGCTCGGTGGCCCGCAAGAGGTCCAACTTGTTGATGAGCTTGTAAAAAATTCAAATGGCAAAGCAATAAGTATTGGTACAAATAATACTATTGCTGATTTCTTTGCATATCTTAATTTGTGCGATATAGTTATAAGCGGCGATACAATGGCAATGCATGCCGCACTTGGGCTTAAAAAGAAAGTTGTCGCGCTTTTCGGGCCTACATCATCGGCAGAAATTGAACTTTATGGATTAGGCAATAAAGTTGTTTCATCTCTTAATTGCCTTTGTTGTTATAAAACTAACTGTGACATAAAACCAAACTGTATGGAAAGTATTACACCTGAAGTTGTTTTAAATAACATACTCAAACTTGCAAAGAGTGTGAAATGA
- the larE gene encoding ATP-dependent sacrificial sulfur transferase LarE, protein MKIKIEKLIAILKSQKRLLVAFSGGVDSTLLLHIAVKTLGKENVLAVTATSETYCQKELMQAKETAKKIGVKHIIIKTSELKNKNFKTNSPQRCFYCKNELFAKLKQISRKNSMTLCDANNFSDLSDYRPGRIAAKKHNVLSPLEKAGLTKEDIRKLAKIEKLSNWNTPAQACLASRIPYGTPITKDALEKVHKAEEELKKLGFKIVRVRHHGTIARIEIGEEEINKAFQKDIKANILKSLKKLGWAYVTVDLNGYRTGSLNIF, encoded by the coding sequence ATGAAAATTAAAATAGAAAAACTAATTGCAATACTTAAATCTCAAAAACGCCTGCTTGTTGCCTTTTCAGGTGGAGTAGATTCAACGCTGCTATTGCATATTGCAGTAAAAACTCTAGGAAAAGAAAATGTACTTGCTGTTACAGCCACAAGTGAAACTTATTGCCAAAAAGAACTAATGCAGGCAAAAGAAACTGCAAAAAAAATTGGAGTAAAACATATAATTATAAAAACATCAGAACTAAAAAATAAAAATTTTAAAACCAATTCTCCGCAGCGTTGTTTTTATTGTAAGAATGAATTGTTTGCAAAGTTAAAACAAATTTCCCGTAAAAACTCGATGACACTTTGCGATGCCAACAACTTTTCAGATTTAAGCGATTACCGTCCAGGAAGAATAGCTGCAAAAAAACATAATGTTCTCTCACCATTAGAAAAAGCTGGCCTTACAAAAGAAGATATACGCAAACTTGCCAAAATAGAAAAACTATCAAACTGGAACACCCCGGCTCAGGCCTGCCTTGCCTCGCGCATACCTTATGGAACACCAATAACCAAAGATGCTTTAGAAAAAGTGCACAAAGCAGAAGAAGAGTTAAAAAAATTAGGATTTAAGATTGTGCGAGTTCGCCACCATGGGACAATAGCGCGCATTGAGATAGGGGAAGAAGAAATTAACAAAGCTTTTCAAAAAGATATAAAAGCAAACATTTTAAAATCTCTCAAAAAACTTGGCTGGGCTTATGTTACAGTTGATTTAAATGGATACCGTACTGGCAGTTTAAATATTTTTTAA
- a CDS encoding glycosyltransferase family 39 protein, with protein sequence MWLLLSVTTILRLFVIGQIGLGDDEAHYWAYSQNPALSYFDHPPAVGYIIKYSTMLFGANEFGVRVSAVILFFLTCILVYKLAKKMFGEKVAFWSVFVLSVTPVFSFLGSVLIIPDAPLAFFWILFIYIFWKIVENGQKKHWYLLGIVLGFAMLSKYNGFLLPISAALFLIFSKEHRYWFKQKEPYIALVIAAIMTLPVVIWNAQNGWASFGFQLAHGFGNTAPKFSLALLGKCLGAQAGYISPFLFILNFVVLISITIKAVVKKDKKLLLISAFSLPVILLFNAIASYKEILPHWPAMGYLTLSIPLAIFCIGLWRKWTGKIILIFSFGLAIALTVLVPLQAVYKVLPPELFLPKNEAMKIEDGVTKAEKVDVTNELYGWNLVGKKVQELSDKMGTKPFIVTHRHYLASQLSFYVPNHPKIYCLSERADAYDFWQRDLSELNGKDGIFVFDNRFYTNPQEFMPFESFGKPEVVDVYRNGRKIRVFWLYPAKNFKLDKLDPSRTSKLVGDKTSFVEGIRFIDVMFFKMFNKAGSNVLLDYFFGTLTWLGSGPPMAVLIGIYLWFYRRKTFLRDFLLMVGLLLAGGLVVQIIKKLFIRSRPLGYFGQDVRVLGEALRSYSFPSGHSAVAFGAASFMIFILPKYWWAFLILASLIGFSRIYVGAHFPIDVVCGAFVGGAVALLMIKMFNKKPQDINSLKHK encoded by the coding sequence ATGTGGTTGTTGCTAAGTGTAACAACTATTTTACGGTTGTTTGTTATAGGGCAAATTGGGCTTGGCGACGATGAAGCGCATTATTGGGCATATTCACAAAACCCCGCATTATCATATTTTGACCACCCCCCAGCTGTCGGCTACATAATAAAATATTCAACAATGCTATTTGGTGCTAATGAGTTTGGCGTTCGCGTTAGCGCTGTAATACTTTTCTTTTTAACCTGCATACTTGTTTATAAACTTGCAAAAAAAATGTTTGGCGAAAAAGTTGCTTTTTGGAGCGTTTTTGTTTTAAGCGTAACTCCCGTTTTTTCTTTTCTTGGTTCTGTTCTAATTATTCCCGATGCACCGTTAGCATTTTTTTGGATTTTGTTTATTTATATTTTTTGGAAAATTGTTGAGAATGGGCAAAAAAAACACTGGTATCTTTTAGGTATTGTGCTTGGCTTTGCAATGCTAAGTAAATACAACGGATTTTTGCTTCCAATCTCGGCGGCACTTTTTCTGATATTCTCAAAAGAACACAGGTATTGGTTTAAGCAAAAAGAGCCATACATTGCGCTTGTAATTGCGGCTATTATGACATTGCCGGTTGTAATTTGGAATGCTCAAAATGGCTGGGCTTCATTTGGTTTTCAGCTTGCTCATGGTTTTGGCAATACTGCCCCTAAATTTTCGTTGGCATTGTTAGGTAAATGCTTAGGCGCGCAGGCGGGTTATATATCCCCATTTCTCTTCATTTTAAACTTTGTTGTGCTTATATCTATAACAATTAAAGCTGTCGTAAAAAAAGATAAAAAATTGCTGCTCATTAGCGCGTTTTCTCTGCCAGTAATCCTTTTATTTAACGCCATCGCAAGTTATAAAGAGATACTCCCACATTGGCCGGCTATGGGTTATTTGACACTTTCAATACCGCTTGCTATTTTTTGTATTGGTTTGTGGCGCAAATGGACAGGCAAAATTATTCTTATATTTTCCTTTGGCCTTGCCATTGCACTTACGGTGCTTGTGCCTTTACAGGCGGTTTATAAAGTTTTACCGCCCGAGTTGTTTTTGCCAAAGAATGAAGCCATGAAAATTGAAGACGGCGTAACAAAGGCCGAAAAAGTTGATGTTACAAACGAACTTTATGGTTGGAATCTTGTCGGCAAAAAAGTACAAGAGCTTTCAGATAAGATGGGCACGAAACCGTTTATTGTTACCCACAGGCACTACCTTGCAAGCCAGTTAAGTTTTTATGTGCCTAATCACCCTAAAATATATTGCCTAAGCGAGAGAGCCGATGCTTATGATTTCTGGCAAAGAGATTTAAGCGAGCTTAACGGAAAAGATGGAATTTTTGTTTTTGATAATAGGTTTTATACAAATCCTCAAGAGTTTATGCCTTTTGAAAGTTTTGGCAAACCAGAAGTTGTTGATGTTTATAGAAACGGCAGAAAGATTAGAGTTTTTTGGTTATATCCCGCAAAAAACTTTAAGTTAGATAAACTTGATCCTTCAAGAACTTCAAAGCTGGTGGGTGATAAAACATCGTTTGTGGAAGGTATAAGATTTATTGATGTAATGTTCTTTAAAATGTTTAACAAAGCTGGTTCAAATGTTTTATTAGATTATTTTTTTGGTACTTTAACATGGCTTGGTTCAGGGCCGCCAATGGCTGTTTTAATTGGTATTTATTTATGGTTTTACCGGCGTAAAACATTTTTGCGTGATTTTTTATTGATGGTTGGTTTGTTGCTTGCTGGTGGTTTGGTTGTACAGATAATTAAAAAATTGTTTATTCGTTCAAGGCCGCTTGGTTATTTTGGGCAAGATGTTCGTGTATTAGGTGAAGCGCTTCGTAGTTATTCATTTCCATCTGGACATAGCGCTGTTGCTTTTGGTGCGGCATCGTTTATGATTTTTATTTTGCCAAAATACTGGTGGGCATTTTTAATACTTGCTTCGTTAATTGGTTTTTCAAGAATTTATGTTGGCGCGCATTTTCCGATAGATGTTGTTTGCGGCGCGTTTGTTGGCGGCGCTGTGGCACTTTTAATGATTAAAATGTTTAATAAAAAACCTCAAGATATTAACTCCCTGAAACATAAATAA
- a CDS encoding polyprenol monophosphomannose synthase: MKTIVMIPTYNEAGNIEGLVKEILALPLELSVLVVDDFSPDKTYEIVKQMSDNDPRVMLLLRKENRGRGWAGIDGFKKALELGADYIVEMDGDFSHSPKYIPNFIAAAINADVVIGSRYVAGGKDDERTFLRKAISFFARKYIATVLGVKVQDSTSGFRLFSHSALEKIIVDLCARDPFIVSEVLYSAHKNKLKIVEVPIEFMPRAKGVSKLQASTLIKYLLRVLCLRFKCS; encoded by the coding sequence ATGAAAACTATTGTAATGATTCCAACATACAACGAGGCAGGTAATATTGAAGGTTTAGTTAAAGAAATTCTTGCCCTGCCACTTGAACTTAGCGTGCTTGTTGTTGATGATTTTTCTCCTGATAAAACTTATGAGATAGTAAAACAAATGTCAGATAACGACCCAAGGGTTATGCTGCTGCTTAGGAAAGAAAACCGTGGCCGCGGTTGGGCAGGTATTGATGGCTTTAAAAAAGCGCTTGAACTTGGCGCAGATTATATTGTTGAAATGGATGGCGATTTTTCTCATAGCCCAAAGTATATTCCAAATTTTATTGCGGCAGCAATAAATGCTGATGTTGTGATTGGTTCGCGCTATGTAGCAGGCGGCAAAGACGATGAACGCACATTTTTGCGCAAAGCGATAAGTTTTTTTGCAAGGAAATATATTGCAACTGTTCTTGGTGTTAAAGTGCAAGATTCAACATCGGGTTTTAGGTTATTTAGCCATAGTGCGCTTGAGAAAATAATTGTTGATCTTTGCGCGCGTGACCCATTTATTGTAAGTGAAGTGCTTTACTCGGCACATAAAAATAAACTTAAAATTGTTGAAGTTCCAATTGAGTTTATGCCGCGCGCAAAAGGTGTTTCAAAACTTCAAGCAAGCACACTTATAAAATATCTTCTTAGAGTTTTGTGTTTAAGGTTTAAATGTTCTTAA